DNA from Cyanobacterium stanieri LEGE 03274:
TCCTTACCTTAATCAACTTTGCCCCATCAGCAAAACCCACCTTATAACCAGCCATGGCCGCCCCACGCGCAAGGGTAACATCATCACAAAAAGAATTAGAAGCCACAGCATAACCATCTAAATCTTCCAATACCTTCCGCCTAATCAAAAAACATTGACCATTAGCCATCACCGTTTCAGGAGTCATGGCATTTACCCCCGAAGACTCAAAACGATACAACAAAGTCATTAATAAAGCAGGTTGTAACCACCATTCACCCCCAGACTTCAAAATAAATTGGGGAGACAACGATAACACATCATAACCATGGGTTTGGGCAAAATTAATCAAACTAGGAATTAAACCGGGTTGAGGTTGCGTATCCGCATCAATGCCCAATATCCACTCACTATCCTGAGAACTTGTTAAAAAGCCGTTGTGTAAAGCCCAAGGACGTCCTACCCAATTAGCAGGTAAAGGAGGGTCACTTAATAGTTTAACCCGAGGATCTCTTTGGGCCACATCTTTCACCTTTTCCCTGGTGCCGTCTTCGGAGTTACTATCAACGATTAATATTTCTCTTACTTCATAGGTTTGACGGGTGATGCCTGACAACATCCCATCCATGCGATTTACTTCGTTTAAAGTGGGTACTACTACCGAAACCTGTGTTAGCATATCGGGGGTTGCCCATTGGGGTTTGAGGGGGGGAAATCTTTTTGCTCCTCGGAATAGTCTGGCTAAAAGAATGAAGGTGCAAACGGTTTGAAATAATAATAAAACAAAAAAAGTAACGGTAGCTATTTCCATAAATGTTAATAAAAGTTAAATGATTCTACCCACAATAACCGATAGTGGTTTTCTGGGGTAGATAAAATTAGGTTGAAGGGGTATGGGGAATTACCTGATTATTTTGTGAATGCCCATTCATTGATGGTGGTGATGTATCGTCATCGGGTAAGGAGATGGTAAAGTTTTCGAGATGAAATTTTACTTGATTTTGAATTTCTTTATTGAGCCAATTATTAAATAATTCTTCCATTAATCTTCTAGCTGTGTTCATATCCAATTGAGCTGGAATATATCTTTCTAGCCTTAAAATGACTACCCATTCGCCAATTCTGACGGGAGCTAATACTTTTCCTTGTTGCGCTGTCATTAGTAATTGAGCAATTTGAGGATGAGGCACGGTTAATTCAACAGGCCCTACTACACCCCCAGTTTTAGCTTCCGAGCCTTGGGAAAATTCCCTAGCAAGGGTGGCGAAGTCTTGTCCATCGTCTTGGATTCTGAAAAATAATTCTTGGGCTTGTCCTACATTCGTTGTTCTAATCAGGGAGTAGATAACTCGATCTAGTTCTCTTTTTCTCCTTAAGTAGTATGATTCTAGTTGAGGTCCAAAGGTTTTTTCTTTAAATTTATCTAGTTTTATTCCTCTCAAGACTCTATTTTCTAAGTCTTCGGGGGTTAAGTAGTTTCTTTCTAGCCACGCTTTTAGTTGTTGTTTATCGTTAGGGGCTATTTTCATTTGGTTAAAAAATTGTTGATAGGCCATATTTTTTTCTTCGGGGCTACACTCAATATGGGCGATCGCACTGTCTAAGATGATTTCAGTGGCTAAGGGAATAACAATTTGTTTTTGAGCCAAAATGGAAAAAACATTTTCTTCAGTTATTTTGTAATCACCAATTTCGATATAAGAACCCATAACAATTTTTAAAACTAATTTACCCCTATTAATACTACAATAACTTGACCTTTTCTCACCTAAGCTCAACCCTTACTCTTAAAAGCTATTACTCCTAAATAATAAGCTCATCGCCATCAACCACGACAAGGGTTACTGGAGATAATGATTTTTTAATTAGTTCCCAATGCTAATTATTTTTTCCCTAGTATTTAAAAAAAATCCCTTTATTTTCTTAACCTAAAATTAACATTTGTTATTTCTTAACCTAAAATTAACATAGGTTAGATTATCAACACTATGAAATGACAAAAACTATTACCGTTGATAACGGAGAAATTTTCGCCCTTGGTGGTTTATTTTTATTGGCGTTAATATTTTCTTTTATCTTGGATTCTCTCCATTTTCCTGTGGCTTGGTTTTTAGTACCTTTACTCGTTGCCATTATCTTTTCCATTGTACGGGGTAAAGTGGAATCTTTTCCCCATTCTGCGGGGGCGCTCGGCCAAGGAATGATTGCGGTGGTTACAGCTAGTAATTTTTCTGTAGATAGTTTAATCAATGCCCAAAGCTATTTATTACCATTACTAGGGGCTATTTTTATTACGGGAACATTTAGTTTATTCAATGGTTTTTTACTCTATAAAATC
Protein-coding regions in this window:
- a CDS encoding peptidylprolyl isomerase, yielding MGSYIEIGDYKITEENVFSILAQKQIVIPLATEIILDSAIAHIECSPEEKNMAYQQFFNQMKIAPNDKQQLKAWLERNYLTPEDLENRVLRGIKLDKFKEKTFGPQLESYYLRRKRELDRVIYSLIRTTNVGQAQELFFRIQDDGQDFATLAREFSQGSEAKTGGVVGPVELTVPHPQIAQLLMTAQQGKVLAPVRIGEWVVILRLERYIPAQLDMNTARRLMEELFNNWLNKEIQNQVKFHLENFTISLPDDDTSPPSMNGHSQNNQVIPHTPST
- the cruG gene encoding 2'-O-glycosyltransferase CruG, which produces MEIATVTFFVLLLFQTVCTFILLARLFRGAKRFPPLKPQWATPDMLTQVSVVVPTLNEVNRMDGMLSGITRQTYEVREILIVDSNSEDGTREKVKDVAQRDPRVKLLSDPPLPANWVGRPWALHNGFLTSSQDSEWILGIDADTQPQPGLIPSLINFAQTHGYDVLSLSPQFILKSGGEWWLQPALLMTLLYRFESSGVNAMTPETVMANGQCFLIRRKVLEDLDGYAVASNSFCDDVTLARGAAMAGYKVGFADGAKLIKVRMYEGLKETWQEWGRSLDLKDAASKAQLWAECGFLALVQGLPLPLTIFCLINYSSYDYLSFQLLFVLNLFLLLVRFALLGAIAPSYEKGKSFASLLFWLSPTADILAVTRIFISALSKPKKWRGRVYNTQGN